A window of Ruminococcus champanellensis 18P13 = JCM 17042 contains these coding sequences:
- the der gene encoding ribosome biogenesis GTPase Der yields the protein MALPIVAVVGRPNVGKSTLFNKLIGQRLSIVEDTPGVTRDRIYSKCEWRGREFMVVDTGGIEPDTDDVILAQMRRQAEVAIHRADVIVLVTDVRCGVTANDYAVADMLQKSGKPVVLAVNKCDTIGEPPLELYEFYNLGIGEPFPISSQHGHGTGDMLDEILKYLPETDAEDYDEDCIKVAVIGKPNAGKSSLINKIAGEERVIVSDIAGTTRDATDTVVENEQGKFVFIDTAGIRKKSRITERVEHFSVLRAYMAVDRADVCIIMIDAQTGFTEQDSKVAGYAHEQGKASIIAVNKWDLIEKDTNTMKEFQEKLEKDFSFMSYVPFVFISAKTGQRVNKLFEMIHFVANQNAIRISTGTLNDVLAYATTRVQPPSDKGRRLKIYYMTQVSTKPPTFVTFVNRADLFHFSYQRYIENQIRTTFGLTGTPIRFVIRERGGGDQ from the coding sequence ATGGCATTGCCGATCGTTGCAGTAGTAGGGCGCCCCAATGTGGGCAAATCCACCCTGTTCAACAAGCTCATCGGGCAGCGGCTCTCCATCGTGGAGGACACCCCGGGGGTCACCCGTGACCGGATCTACAGCAAGTGCGAGTGGCGGGGGCGAGAATTTATGGTAGTGGATACCGGCGGTATCGAGCCGGACACGGACGACGTGATCCTGGCGCAGATGCGCCGACAGGCTGAGGTCGCCATCCACCGGGCAGACGTGATCGTGCTGGTAACGGACGTGCGCTGCGGCGTCACCGCCAACGACTATGCGGTTGCGGATATGCTCCAGAAAAGCGGTAAGCCCGTGGTGCTGGCGGTGAACAAATGCGACACCATCGGCGAGCCCCCCCTGGAGCTGTATGAATTCTACAATCTGGGCATCGGAGAGCCATTCCCCATCTCCTCTCAGCACGGCCACGGCACCGGAGATATGCTGGACGAGATCCTGAAATACCTGCCCGAAACCGACGCAGAGGACTACGATGAAGACTGCATCAAGGTGGCGGTCATCGGCAAGCCCAATGCCGGGAAATCCTCCCTCATCAACAAAATCGCCGGGGAGGAACGGGTGATCGTGTCCGATATCGCAGGCACCACCCGGGACGCTACGGACACGGTGGTGGAAAATGAGCAGGGCAAGTTCGTGTTCATCGACACTGCCGGCATCCGGAAAAAGTCCCGGATCACCGAGCGGGTGGAGCATTTCAGCGTGCTCCGTGCCTATATGGCAGTGGATCGGGCGGACGTATGCATCATCATGATCGACGCCCAGACCGGCTTTACCGAGCAGGACTCCAAGGTGGCTGGCTACGCCCACGAACAGGGCAAGGCGTCCATCATCGCCGTAAACAAGTGGGATCTGATCGAAAAGGACACCAACACCATGAAGGAATTCCAGGAAAAGCTGGAGAAGGATTTCAGCTTCATGTCCTATGTGCCCTTTGTGTTCATTTCCGCCAAGACCGGGCAGCGGGTCAACAAGCTGTTTGAAATGATCCACTTTGTGGCAAATCAGAACGCCATCCGGATCTCCACCGGCACTTTGAACGATGTGCTGGCATATGCTACCACCCGGGTGCAGCCTCCCTCCGACAAGGGCAGACGGCTGAAGATCTACTATATGACCCAGGTCTCCACCAAGCCCCCCACCTTTGTGACCTTCGTCAACCGGGCGGATCTGTTCCACTTCTCCTACCAGCGGTATATCGAGAACCAGATCCGCACCACCTTCGGGCTGACCGGCACACCCATCCGGTTCGTGATCCGGGAACGGGGCGGCGGAGACCAGTGA
- the rpmF gene encoding 50S ribosomal protein L32 gives MAVPKNKVSKARRNKRRSAVWKLDAPAMSKCTNCGALKAPHKVCKACGFYKGVEVLKLNAD, from the coding sequence ATGGCAGTACCGAAGAATAAAGTCTCCAAGGCGAGACGGAACAAGAGACGTTCCGCAGTATGGAAGCTCGATGCTCCTGCAATGAGCAAGTGCACAAACTGCGGCGCACTGAAGGCTCCGCACAAGGTTTGCAAGGCTTGCGGATTCTACAAGGGCGTTGAGGTTCTGAAGCTGAACGCTGACTAA
- a CDS encoding YceD family protein codes for MTFQLKQLFHREGDTLPVDYEIPPQALSQIRGYRFDQPVHVTGTFRNRAGIVTLDLTVDCVLTAECDRCLELFVRPYSFSFTHTVVLSVNRDNDEYIVAQDAQLDVDEVAVTDLLLQLPTKLLCREDCKGLCMHCGCNLNTSSCDCQGGLA; via the coding sequence ATGACATTTCAACTCAAACAACTGTTTCACCGGGAAGGCGATACACTGCCGGTGGATTATGAGATCCCGCCTCAGGCGCTTTCTCAGATCCGGGGTTATCGCTTTGACCAGCCGGTTCATGTAACCGGAACCTTCCGGAACCGGGCAGGGATCGTCACACTGGATCTGACAGTGGACTGTGTCCTGACGGCGGAATGCGACCGTTGTCTGGAGTTGTTTGTCCGGCCGTATTCGTTTTCCTTTACCCATACGGTTGTTTTGTCCGTCAATCGTGATAACGATGAATACATTGTTGCACAGGATGCGCAGTTGGATGTGGATGAGGTCGCTGTGACCGATCTGCTGCTGCAGCTGCCTACAAAGCTGCTTTGCAGAGAAGACTGCAAGGGGCTTTGCATGCACTGCGGCTGCAACTTGAACACATCTTCCTGCGATTGCCAGGGCGGTTTGGCGTAA
- a CDS encoding glucose-6-phosphate isomerase has protein sequence MALKLNKKYLEGFINPDEMTGIAPQVELAAKTLQDKSGLGSDFLGWVDLPVNYDKEEFARIQAAAKRIQETADILIVIGIGGSYLGARAAIELLKSPFYNNMKKDTPDIYYVGNNINPTYLNEVLSICEGKDIAVNVISKSGTTTEPALAFRIFKNLVEKKYGKEGAKSRIFCTTDAKRGTLKSLADTEGYETFVIADDIGGRFSVLTAVGLLPIAVAGCDIAAIMQGAQKAREDFAAPFAENDCYQYAAIRNILYRKGKSVELMVSYDPSFAMMNEWYKQLFGESEGKDNKGLFPASVIFSTDLHSMGQYIQEGSRLMFETVVDIKQPKQDLYLEDDAENLDGLNFLTGQNMSVVNRKALEGTILAHTEGGVPNIVLELDDTKEESFGYMVYFFEKACAVSGYMLGVNPFNQPGVESYKKNMFALLGKPGYESQKAALEAKLN, from the coding sequence ATGGCACTGAAGCTGAACAAAAAATATCTGGAAGGGTTCATCAATCCGGACGAAATGACCGGCATTGCACCCCAGGTTGAGCTTGCTGCAAAAACCCTGCAGGACAAGTCCGGACTGGGCAGCGACTTTCTGGGCTGGGTAGATCTGCCCGTCAACTACGACAAGGAGGAATTCGCACGGATCCAGGCTGCTGCCAAGCGGATCCAGGAAACTGCGGACATCCTGATCGTCATCGGCATCGGCGGCTCCTATCTTGGCGCCCGGGCAGCCATCGAGCTGCTCAAGTCCCCCTTCTATAACAATATGAAGAAGGATACCCCGGACATCTACTATGTGGGCAACAACATCAACCCCACTTACCTGAATGAGGTGCTTTCCATCTGTGAGGGCAAGGACATCGCAGTCAACGTGATCTCCAAGTCCGGCACCACTACAGAGCCGGCACTGGCGTTCCGGATCTTCAAGAACCTGGTGGAAAAGAAGTACGGCAAGGAGGGCGCAAAGTCCCGGATCTTCTGCACCACTGATGCCAAGAGAGGCACCCTCAAGAGCCTGGCTGATACCGAGGGCTACGAGACCTTCGTGATCGCAGACGACATCGGAGGCCGGTTCTCCGTGCTGACCGCAGTTGGTCTGCTGCCCATCGCCGTTGCAGGCTGCGACATTGCTGCCATCATGCAGGGCGCACAGAAGGCACGGGAGGATTTCGCTGCTCCCTTTGCTGAAAATGACTGCTACCAGTACGCTGCCATCCGCAACATCCTCTACCGCAAGGGCAAGAGCGTAGAGCTGATGGTTTCCTACGATCCCTCCTTTGCCATGATGAACGAATGGTACAAGCAGCTGTTCGGCGAAAGCGAAGGCAAGGACAACAAGGGGCTGTTCCCTGCAAGCGTGATCTTCTCTACGGATCTCCACTCCATGGGCCAGTACATCCAGGAAGGCTCCAGACTCATGTTCGAGACCGTGGTAGACATCAAGCAGCCCAAGCAGGATCTGTACCTGGAGGACGATGCCGAGAACCTGGACGGTCTGAACTTCCTGACCGGTCAGAATATGAGCGTGGTAAACCGGAAGGCACTGGAGGGCACCATCCTGGCTCATACCGAGGGCGGCGTTCCCAACATCGTGCTGGAGCTGGACGACACCAAGGAAGAAAGCTTCGGTTATATGGTCTACTTCTTTGAAAAGGCATGCGCTGTTTCCGGCTACATGCTGGGGGTAAACCCCTTCAACCAGCCCGGCGTAGAAAGCTACAAGAAGAACATGTTTGCTCTGCTGGGCAAGCCCGGGTATGAATCCCAGAAGGCTGCACTGGAGGCAAAGCTCAACTGA
- a CDS encoding D-alanyl-D-alanine carboxypeptidase family protein: protein MQKRALTALVTVLALVLLYLPEPGAAAGKPCRAYALLEARTGQLLLEENSSESLPMGTMAKLMTMLLTAEALESGALSENTAVTASPAANAQKGASIWLMPGEKMTVGDLLRGMIIGNANDAAVALAEAVSGTEEQFVMDMNARGFELGLRSTVFTCASGLSEEGQVTTAADLGRLCCKLTEYPVLTPYMTTWRTFLRGEQTELVNENTLVRSYDGLLGMKAGHGERTGYTLAAAAQRGDGIYVAVVLGCQEDADRFSIAKTLLSKGFGSYQVTTPAFSGEFLKPLQVLHGTDTAVEVEAQGLTGITVPKGNAGLQTVLVLPEYVEAPVSKGQQLGTAAFYQGDIYLYEVPLTAASSVPRLTFSRAFLRLLDNMLK, encoded by the coding sequence ATGCAAAAACGTGCCCTGACTGCCCTTGTCACCGTCCTTGCTCTGGTGCTGCTGTACCTGCCGGAGCCGGGTGCCGCTGCCGGAAAGCCCTGTCGTGCCTATGCTCTGCTGGAGGCACGAACGGGACAGCTACTGCTGGAGGAAAACAGCAGTGAAAGCCTGCCCATGGGCACCATGGCAAAGCTGATGACCATGCTGCTGACCGCAGAAGCCCTGGAATCCGGCGCTTTGTCAGAGAATACGGCAGTGACTGCCTCCCCGGCGGCGAATGCCCAGAAGGGTGCCTCCATCTGGCTGATGCCCGGAGAAAAGATGACGGTGGGGGATCTGCTCCGGGGCATGATCATCGGCAACGCCAACGACGCAGCGGTTGCCCTGGCGGAGGCGGTATCCGGCACGGAGGAGCAGTTTGTCATGGACATGAACGCCCGGGGCTTTGAGCTGGGGCTTCGCAGCACCGTATTCACCTGCGCCTCCGGTCTTTCGGAAGAGGGACAGGTCACCACCGCCGCCGACCTGGGCAGGCTCTGCTGCAAGCTGACGGAGTACCCGGTGCTGACCCCCTATATGACCACCTGGCGCACCTTTCTCCGGGGGGAGCAGACAGAGCTTGTGAACGAAAACACCCTGGTGCGCAGCTATGACGGGCTGCTGGGCATGAAGGCAGGACACGGGGAACGCACCGGCTATACCCTGGCGGCGGCAGCCCAGCGGGGGGACGGGATCTATGTGGCGGTGGTGCTGGGCTGTCAGGAGGATGCAGACCGGTTCAGCATCGCCAAGACCCTGCTGAGCAAGGGCTTCGGCAGCTACCAGGTCACCACTCCCGCCTTTTCCGGAGAATTTCTCAAGCCTTTGCAGGTGCTCCACGGCACGGATACCGCTGTGGAGGTGGAGGCGCAGGGGCTGACCGGCATCACCGTGCCCAAGGGGAATGCCGGGCTGCAAACGGTACTGGTACTGCCGGAGTATGTGGAAGCCCCTGTCAGCAAGGGACAGCAGCTAGGTACGGCAGCCTTTTACCAAGGAGATATTTACCTGTACGAAGTGCCTCTTACGGCGGCATCCTCCGTGCCAAGGCTGACTTTTTCCCGGGCATTTCTGCGTCTTTTGGATAATATGTTAAAATAG
- a CDS encoding HPr family phosphocarrier protein, with translation MTTVTISLQAINDVKEFVNIVMRFDFDVDLVSGRYAIDAKSIMGIFSLDLSKPIELHAHTDNAKEFLDAIDKFIVK, from the coding sequence ATGACAACAGTAACCATTTCCCTGCAGGCGATCAACGACGTAAAGGAATTCGTAAACATCGTAATGCGTTTTGATTTTGACGTAGATCTGGTTTCCGGCAGATATGCCATCGATGCAAAGTCCATCATGGGTATCTTCAGTCTGGATCTTTCCAAGCCGATCGAGCTGCATGCGCATACCGATAACGCAAAGGAATTCCTGGACGCCATCGACAAGTTCATCGTCAAGTAA
- the mtaB gene encoding tRNA (N(6)-L-threonylcarbamoyladenosine(37)-C(2))-methylthiotransferase MtaB, producing the protein MTAYYLSFGCKVNQYETNALRGMLSREGIQPVEQPEDADLILVNSCTVTASSDRKVRHALRSLRSRCPAAKIVLTGCLPQAHPDAAQLCPEADLITGTKDRAALIQRIRQLMESAVPWDGVTPYTPGEGYELLPPAENADRTRAFIKIQDGCNQFCSYCIIPYARGRCRSKPREALAQEAAQMAQAGCREAVLIGINLAFYGMEWQGDLGDAVDICCAVPGIDRVRLGSLEPEKLSDDLLRRLAAHPQFCPQFHLSLQSGCDRTLRAMNRHYTTAEYADLAARIRRIFPDAALTTDVMVGFPGETEADFACSLEFVREMGFAKVHVFPYSPREGTVAARMPEQIPSPEKRRRAALMGETAAACRRAFLRSQVGKVMPVLFERSADPAWHRGYTPNYTPVKISAKKGEKSLRKSVFRVIIKSSEPDCCIGTLLPEASAQND; encoded by the coding sequence ATGACTGCTTATTATCTCAGCTTTGGCTGCAAGGTCAACCAATATGAAACCAATGCGCTGCGGGGCATGCTTTCCCGGGAGGGCATTCAGCCGGTGGAGCAGCCGGAGGATGCGGATCTGATCCTGGTGAACTCCTGCACTGTGACCGCCTCCAGCGACCGGAAGGTGCGGCATGCGCTGCGGAGCCTGCGAAGCCGTTGTCCGGCGGCAAAGATCGTCCTGACCGGCTGTCTGCCCCAGGCGCATCCGGATGCGGCGCAGTTGTGCCCGGAGGCGGATCTCATAACCGGCACGAAGGACCGTGCCGCTCTGATCCAAAGGATCCGGCAGTTGATGGAAAGCGCCGTTCCCTGGGATGGGGTGACACCTTATACGCCCGGAGAGGGGTATGAGCTACTGCCCCCGGCGGAGAATGCAGACAGAACCCGGGCGTTCATCAAGATCCAGGACGGCTGCAACCAGTTCTGCTCCTACTGCATCATACCCTACGCCAGAGGGCGCTGTCGCTCCAAGCCCAGGGAGGCGCTGGCACAGGAGGCGGCACAGATGGCGCAGGCAGGCTGCCGGGAGGCGGTGCTCATCGGCATCAACCTTGCCTTTTACGGCATGGAGTGGCAGGGAGATCTGGGGGATGCGGTGGACATCTGCTGTGCTGTACCGGGCATCGATCGGGTGCGGCTTGGCTCTCTGGAGCCGGAAAAGCTCAGCGACGATCTGCTGCGCCGTCTGGCTGCGCATCCCCAGTTCTGCCCCCAGTTCCATCTGTCCCTGCAAAGCGGCTGTGACCGTACCCTCCGTGCCATGAACCGGCATTATACCACGGCGGAATACGCAGACCTGGCGGCACGGATCCGGCGGATCTTTCCGGATGCCGCTCTGACCACGGACGTAATGGTGGGCTTTCCCGGAGAAACGGAGGCGGATTTTGCCTGCTCCCTGGAATTTGTCCGGGAGATGGGCTTTGCCAAGGTGCATGTGTTCCCTTATTCTCCCAGAGAGGGCACAGTCGCTGCCCGGATGCCGGAGCAGATCCCCTCACCGGAAAAACGTCGCCGGGCGGCGCTGATGGGGGAAACGGCGGCAGCCTGCCGGAGGGCATTCCTCCGGAGCCAGGTGGGAAAGGTGATGCCGGTGCTGTTTGAGCGGTCGGCGGATCCGGCGTGGCACCGGGGCTATACCCCCAATTACACCCCCGTAAAAATTTCCGCAAAAAAAGGAGAAAAAAGTTTGCGCAAATCGGTTTTCCGTGTTATAATAAAATCGAGTGAGCCGGATTGCTGCATCGGCACGTTGCTGCCGGAAGCGTCCGCCCAGAATGATTGA
- a CDS encoding phosphoribosylformylglycinamidine synthase yields the protein MSVFRIYVEKKPEFAVEAQSLLSDIRTALRLDITSIRVINRYDADKITKEDFQLSVSTVFSEPAVDVTYDTLPRLANTERIFAVEYLPGQFDQRADSCEQCIQILTQKDRCRVQNARVYIIAGNLTDQEFDRLKAYIINPVESREASLNLVSSLDSNYEIPTTVETLKGFCELSEAGLADFIKQYGLAMDLDDIKFCQAYFKDTERRDPTITEIRMIDTYWSDHCRHTTFSTNIQDVQILAPYIQDTYDEYLRIRRELGRAEKPLTLMDMATLAVRKLKADGKLPDLDESEEINACSVKIKVDTENGDEDWILMFKNETHNHPTEIEPFGGAATCLGGAIRDPLSGRSYVYQAMRVTGAANPLVPVEDTITGKLPQRKITVGAANGYSSYGNQIGLATGHVAEIYHPGYVAKRMEIGAVIGAAPAENIRREAPVPGDVVILLGGKTGRDGCGGATGSSKSHTLESLEHCGAEVQKGNPPVERKLQRLFRNPEVTRMIKRCNDFGAGGVSVAIGELTDGLLINLNAVPKKYDGLDGTEIAISESQERMAVVIAKEDLSRFLAEARRENLEATMVADVTDNRRLEMVWNGKTIVNLSRDFLNSNGAPKYTDIEVPDPATEIPNMLEDTPDGWEALMSNLNVCSQKGLVEKFDSTIGAGTVLMPFGGKYQLTPNQAMAAKIPVLKGETNTCSLMGWGFNPVISEKSPYHGAMMAVVESIAKIVAAGGTYHKCWLTFQEYFERTQNNPVRWGKPFAALLGAFRAQLEMGCAAIGGKDSMSGTFENIDVPPTLVSFAVCTADSRKVISPEFKAAGHTVIRIAPEYDGNGLPVFDSVKQCFDQIESMIDSGRACAVWSVAGGGVAEGIAKMCFGNHIGFEFSRKLSDTILFKPWYGSFIVELTGEAGYGEEIIGRTMPDYRIYGEGYTMQAEALQKAWESKLESVFPCRIKTEFATIESYSYATKSRKGPAIKAARPRVLIPVFPGTNCEYDTARVFERAGADVNVMVIRNLSASDIEASVAAVAAQMKQSQIVMLPGGFSGGDEPDGSGKFITAFFRNPRIKNEVHALLQQRDGLMLGICNGFQALIKLGLVPFGEIVDMTEDSPTLTFNTIARHQSMMVTTRIASDKSPWLAGCKVGDLHTVAISHGEGRFVASDALIRRMANNGQIATQYVDEYGKPTMDIRYNPNTSIDAIEGITSPDGRVLGKMGHSERIGRDICKNVCGNKDQLIFQSGVNYFK from the coding sequence ATGTCCGTTTTTCGTATCTATGTGGAGAAAAAACCGGAGTTTGCCGTAGAGGCACAGTCCCTGCTTAGTGATATCCGCACCGCCCTGCGGCTGGACATCACCTCCATCCGGGTCATCAACCGCTATGACGCCGACAAGATCACCAAGGAGGATTTCCAGCTTTCTGTCAGCACTGTATTTTCAGAGCCTGCGGTGGACGTGACCTATGACACCCTGCCCCGCCTTGCCAATACGGAGCGGATTTTTGCGGTGGAGTATCTGCCGGGTCAGTTTGACCAGCGTGCGGATTCCTGTGAGCAGTGCATCCAGATTCTGACCCAGAAGGATCGCTGCCGGGTGCAGAATGCCCGGGTATACATCATTGCCGGCAATCTGACCGACCAGGAATTTGACCGGCTCAAGGCGTACATCATCAACCCGGTGGAGAGCCGGGAGGCTTCGCTGAACCTGGTGTCCAGCCTGGACAGCAACTACGAGATCCCCACCACCGTGGAGACCCTCAAGGGCTTCTGCGAGCTGAGCGAGGCAGGACTGGCGGACTTTATCAAGCAATACGGTCTTGCCATGGATCTGGACGACATCAAGTTCTGCCAGGCATATTTCAAGGATACAGAGCGGCGGGATCCCACCATTACCGAGATCCGCATGATCGACACCTACTGGTCCGATCACTGCCGTCACACCACCTTCTCCACCAACATCCAGGACGTACAGATCCTTGCCCCCTACATCCAGGATACCTACGATGAATACCTGCGGATCCGCCGGGAACTGGGCAGAGCGGAAAAGCCCCTGACGCTGATGGATATGGCGACCCTGGCAGTGCGGAAGCTGAAGGCGGACGGAAAGCTGCCGGATCTGGACGAGAGCGAGGAGATCAACGCATGCTCCGTGAAAATCAAGGTGGACACCGAAAATGGGGATGAGGACTGGATCCTCATGTTCAAGAACGAGACCCACAACCACCCCACCGAGATCGAGCCCTTCGGCGGTGCGGCAACCTGTCTGGGAGGCGCCATCCGGGATCCTCTGTCCGGCCGTTCCTATGTATACCAGGCAATGCGTGTCACCGGTGCGGCAAATCCCCTGGTGCCGGTGGAGGATACCATCACCGGCAAGCTGCCCCAGCGGAAGATCACCGTGGGGGCAGCCAACGGCTACAGCTCCTACGGCAACCAGATCGGTCTTGCCACCGGTCATGTGGCGGAGATTTACCACCCGGGCTATGTGGCAAAGCGCATGGAAATCGGCGCAGTCATCGGCGCTGCACCGGCGGAGAATATCCGCAGAGAAGCACCCGTGCCCGGCGATGTGGTGATCCTGCTGGGCGGCAAAACCGGACGGGACGGCTGCGGCGGCGCAACCGGATCCTCCAAGTCCCACACCCTGGAATCCCTGGAGCACTGCGGCGCAGAGGTGCAGAAGGGCAATCCGCCGGTAGAGCGGAAGCTCCAGCGCCTGTTCCGGAATCCGGAGGTCACCCGGATGATCAAGCGCTGCAACGACTTCGGCGCAGGCGGCGTATCCGTTGCCATCGGAGAGCTGACCGACGGGCTGCTCATCAATCTGAACGCAGTGCCCAAGAAGTATGACGGACTGGACGGCACGGAAATTGCCATCAGTGAATCCCAGGAGCGTATGGCAGTGGTCATCGCCAAGGAGGATCTGTCCAGGTTCCTGGCGGAGGCACGCCGGGAGAATCTGGAGGCTACCATGGTTGCGGACGTGACCGACAACCGGCGGCTGGAAATGGTCTGGAACGGCAAGACCATTGTGAACCTGTCCCGGGACTTCCTCAACTCCAACGGTGCTCCCAAGTATACCGACATTGAGGTGCCGGATCCGGCAACGGAGATCCCCAATATGCTGGAGGATACCCCGGACGGCTGGGAAGCCCTCATGTCCAATCTGAACGTATGCTCCCAGAAGGGGCTTGTAGAAAAGTTCGACTCCACCATCGGCGCCGGCACCGTGCTGATGCCCTTCGGCGGCAAGTATCAGCTGACCCCCAACCAGGCTATGGCGGCAAAGATCCCGGTGCTCAAGGGGGAGACCAATACCTGTTCCCTGATGGGCTGGGGCTTCAACCCGGTCATCAGCGAAAAGAGCCCCTACCACGGGGCAATGATGGCGGTGGTCGAGTCCATTGCCAAGATCGTGGCAGCCGGCGGCACCTACCACAAGTGCTGGCTCACCTTCCAGGAATACTTCGAGCGCACCCAGAACAACCCGGTTCGCTGGGGCAAGCCCTTTGCAGCACTGCTGGGCGCATTCCGGGCGCAGCTGGAAATGGGCTGTGCAGCCATCGGCGGCAAGGACTCCATGTCCGGTACCTTTGAAAACATCGACGTGCCCCCCACGCTGGTTTCCTTTGCAGTCTGCACCGCCGACAGCCGGAAGGTGATCTCTCCGGAATTCAAGGCAGCAGGTCATACGGTCATTCGCATTGCGCCGGAGTATGACGGCAACGGGCTGCCCGTATTCGACAGCGTGAAGCAGTGCTTCGACCAGATCGAATCCATGATCGACAGCGGCAGAGCCTGCGCCGTATGGAGCGTGGCAGGGGGCGGCGTTGCCGAGGGCATTGCGAAAATGTGCTTTGGCAACCACATCGGTTTTGAATTTTCCCGGAAGCTGTCCGACACCATCCTGTTCAAGCCCTGGTACGGTTCCTTTATCGTAGAGCTGACCGGCGAGGCTGGCTACGGGGAGGAGATCATCGGCAGAACCATGCCGGATTACCGGATCTACGGCGAGGGCTACACCATGCAGGCGGAGGCACTGCAAAAGGCGTGGGAAAGCAAGCTGGAGTCCGTGTTCCCCTGCCGGATCAAGACCGAGTTTGCCACCATCGAGTCCTACAGCTATGCAACCAAGTCCCGGAAGGGCCCTGCAATCAAGGCGGCACGTCCCCGGGTTCTGATTCCCGTATTTCCGGGCACCAACTGCGAATACGACACTGCAAGAGTCTTTGAGCGTGCCGGTGCGGATGTGAACGTGATGGTCATCCGGAACCTGAGCGCATCGGACATTGAAGCATCCGTTGCAGCGGTGGCAGCACAGATGAAGCAGTCCCAGATCGTGATGCTGCCCGGCGGCTTCAGCGGCGGCGATGAGCCGGACGGCAGCGGCAAGTTCATTACCGCATTCTTCCGAAACCCCCGGATCAAGAATGAAGTGCATGCTCTGCTGCAGCAGCGGGATGGTCTGATGCTGGGTATCTGCAACGGCTTCCAGGCGCTCATTAAGCTGGGTCTGGTGCCCTTCGGCGAGATCGTAGATATGACCGAGGATTCCCCCACCCTGACCTTCAACACCATTGCACGGCACCAGTCCATGATGGTCACCACCCGGATCGCATCCGACAAGTCCCCCTGGCTGGCAGGCTGCAAGGTGGGGGATCTGCACACGGTTGCCATTTCCCACGGGGAGGGCAGATTTGTTGCTTCTGACGCTCTGATCCGCCGGATGGCGAACAACGGTCAGATTGCCACCCAGTATGTAGACGAGTACGGCAAGCCAACTATGGACATCCGCTACAATCCCAACACCTCCATTGACGCCATCGAGGGGATCACCTCGCCGGACGGCAGAGTCCTGGGCAAGATGGGGCACAGCGAGCGGATCGGCAGAGATATCTGCAAGAACGTATGCGGCAACAAGGATCAGCTGATCTTCCAGAGCGGCGTAAACTATTTTAAATAA